Proteins found in one Cardiocondyla obscurior isolate alpha-2009 linkage group LG03, Cobs3.1, whole genome shotgun sequence genomic segment:
- the Sod2 gene encoding superoxide dismutase 2, translated as MFAARRALISNTIKDVFTRRLKHSLPDLPYDYRALEPIISAEIMELHHSKHHATYVNNLNAAEEKLQEAVAKGDVNTQIALSPAIKFNGGGHLNHSIFWCNLSPNSGNPDAALANQISKDFGSIEEMKKRLSETTVAIQGSGWGWLGYDPKTKSLRIATCANQDPLHATTGLVPLFGIDVWEHAYYLQYKNVRPSYVQAIFDIVNWQDVNARFKNATGC; from the exons ATGTTCGCAGCGAGACGCGCTCTCATCTCCAACACGAT CAAGGATGTCTTCACAAGAAGATTAAAGCATTCGCTTCCGGATTTGCCGTACGACTATAGGGCTTTGGAGCCTATCATATCTGCCGAGATTATGGAACTCCATCATTCCAAGCATCACGCGACGTATGTTAATAATCTGAACGCAGCCGAGGAAAAATTACAGGAGGCAGTTGCAAAAGGCGACGTCAATACGCAAATTGCGCTAAGCCCGGCTATTAAATTCAACGGCGGTGGTCATCTCAACCATTCCATTTTTTGGTGCAATCTTTCACCCAATAGTGGCAACCCAGATG CTGCTCTTGCAAACCAAATCAGTAAAGATTTTGGAAGCATTGAGGAAATGAAAAAACGCTTATCTGAAACAACTGTCGCGATTCAAGGCTCTGGTTGGGGCTGGCTTGGTTACGATCCGAAAACTAAGTCACTGAGAATAGCGACCTGTGCGAATCAAGATCCACTGCACGCTACGACTGGTCTCGTTCCTCTCTTCGGCATCGACGTATGGGAACATGCCTATTATTTGCAATACAAGAACGTACGGCCCAGTTATGTACAGGCTATTTTCGACATTGTTAATTGGCAAGATGTAAATGCACGCTTCAAAAATGCCACTGGGTGCTAA